A window of Streptomyces sp. NBC_01689 genomic DNA:
AACACCCGGGCCCGCGTACCCCGGAACACCCGCTTGCAGGAGGGAACTTCCGCCCCTCGTGCGGGAGGCCCGTACGGACGGTTACGGTTACCGTGCGGTGGACGATGTGCCCGCCTTCGGAGGTGTCCCGTATGGCTGACGACCGTGCCGCAGGTCTGGCGGAGTGTGCCCGGGCCCTCGCCGCGGGCGAGGTGAGCTCGCGTGAACTGGTCGAGGGGGCGCTGGCCAGGATCGAGGCGACGCAGTCCTCGCTGAACGCCTTCCGGCTGGTCCGCGCCGAGGCCGCGCTCGCCGAGGCGGACGCGGCGGACCGCGAGCTCGCGGCGGGCCACCGGCGGCCGCTGCTCGGGGTGCCGGTGGCGGTGAAGGACGACATGGACGTGGCCGGGGAGCCGACCGCGTTCGGCTGCCGGGGAGTCTTCCCGCCCGAGGCCCGGGACGGGGAGGCGGTACGCCGGCTGCGCGCGGCGGGGGCGATCGTCGTCGGCAAGACCAACACCTGCGAACTCGGCCAGTGGCCGTTCACCGAGGGCCCGGCCTTCGGCGCCACCCGCAACCCCTGGCACCCCGGCCACACTCCCGGCGGGTCCTCCGGCGGGTCCGCGGCGGCGGTCGCGGCGGGTCTGGTCCCGGCGGCGCTGGGTTCGGACGGCGCGGGTTCCGTGCGCATCCCGGCCTCGTGGACCCATCTCATCGGGATCAAGCCGCAGCGCGGCCGGATCTCCACCTGGCCCCGCCCCGAGTCCTTCCAGGGCATCACGGTCAACGGCACCCTCGCCCGCTCGGTCGCGGACGCCGCGCTGCTCCTGGACGCGGCGAGCGGCAACCACGACGACGATCTGCACCGGCCGCCCGTGCTGCGGGTCTCCGACGCGGTGGGCCGCGAGCCGGGGCGGCTGCGGATCGCGCTGTCGCTGAAGCCGCCGTTCACCGCGGTGCCGGCGCGGCTCGACCCGGCCGTACGGGCGAAGGTGGTGGCGCTCGCGGAGCGGATCGCGGCACTCGGCCACACGGTGGAGGAGGCCGAGCCGCGCTACGGGCGGATCGGTCTCACGTTCGTCCCCCGCGCGACGGCGGGCATCGCCGAGCGGGTGCGCGACGCGCCCCACCCGCACCTCCTGGACCCGCGCACCCGTGAGGCCGCCCGACTCGGCCGGCTGCTCGGCGGCGCGCCGCTGCGGGTGGCACGGCGCGCCGAGGCGACCCTGCACCGCCGGATCGGCGCGCTCTTCGACACGTACGACGTGCTGCTCGCACCCACCACGGCCGCGCCCCCGCCGCGCGTCGGGTCGATGGCGAACCTGAGCGGGCTGGACACCGACCGGGCCATGATCGCCGCCTGCCCGTACGCCTGGCCGTGGAACATCCTGGGATGGCCGGGGGTGAACGTGCCCGCGGGGTTCGTGGGTGACGGGCTGCCAGTCGGTGCGCAACTCCTCGGCCCGGCGCACAGCGAGCCGTTGCTCGTCTCGCTCGCCGCGCGGCTGGAGGACGACCAGCGCTGGCACGAACGGTGGCCGCCACGCGCGGCGGCGGCGGACTCCCCTGCCGTGTAGGGGACTTCACGCCGTACGCTGTGGCCATGGGCGATGCGTCGATGGTCGGGTTGATGGGGCGCGTGACCGGCACGGTCGGGCCCGGACTCGTCGGCGAGGTGATCGTCCGCGTGCGGGGCGGCGCCGAGCACTTCCTCGCGTACCCCGCCGTCGCCCAGGAGCGGATCGAGCGCGGGACCGTGGTGATGGTCGTCGAGTACCTGGCGCCACGCACCGTCTATGTCTCGGCGGCGTACGACAGTTGACTCCGCGGGACAACCGCGCGGCACGGCCGGGGCTCGTCTGTGCGCGTTCCGTCCCAGGTGAGAGCGGTGTGCGTCAAGATTGCAACAAGGAATCGTCAGCGTCTTCACCCCGCTCCCGCACAGGAGCACACTCCCTTCGTTCGGTGCCGATAGGGCACCATCAAAAGGGGGCGTATGCCGATGGTTGTCGGCGTCGTTGCGGGGGCTGCTGTCCTCGCGCTGATCTTCGTGGTCGTGGTCTTCAAGCTCATGTGGCGGGTGGCGGAGCCCAACGAGGCACTCATCATCTCCGGTTCGAAGCATCGGACCGAGGGCCTCGAGGAGGGTATGGGTTTCCGTATCGTCACGGGACGCGGCACGCTGGTGATACCGGGTGTGCAGGCGGTGCGGAAGATCTCGCTGGACCTCAACGAGACCGAACTGCACGTGGACTGCGTGACCACCCAGGGAATCCCGCTGAAGGTGCGGGGCGTGGTCATCTTCAAGGTGGGCGACGACTTCGTGTCGATCGCCAACGCGGGGCGGCGGTTCCTCGACCAGCAGAAGATGATGTCGGAGCGGGTGCACAACGTGTTCGCCGGTCATCTCCGTTCCATCGTCGGCGGGTTGACCGTCGAGGACATGATCCGCGACCGGGAGAAGCTGACCGGTCAGACACGGGCCGCGTGCGGTACCGAGATGGAGAAACTGGGTCTGATCGTCGACTCGCTGCAGATCCACGAGATCGAGGACCCGACCGGTTACATCAAGAACCTCGCGATGCCGCACGCCGCCGCCGTGCAGCGGGACGCGCGCATCGCGCAGGCGGAGGCGAACCGGCTCGCCACCGAGGCCGAACAGAAGGCGGCGGCCCGGATGTCGGAGGCGACCCGGGACAGCGAGATCCTGCAGGCCGGTTACCAGGCCGAGCGGGACAAGGCGGCGGCGAAGGCACGGCAGGCCGGACCGCTCGCCGACGCCGCGGCCCGGCAGGACGTCGTCGTACAGGAGACCCGGATCGCCGAGCTCGACGCCCTGCGCCGCGAGCAGCAGCTCCAGGCGGACGTCCGCAAGCCGGCGGACGCCCAGGCCTACGAGACCCGCGCGCGGGCCGAGGCGGAGCGCGACGCCCGGATCTCCGCCGCGCAGGCCAAGGCGAAGGAGACCGAACTCGCGGCCGCGGCCGAGGCGAACCGGGTGAAGACCGCCGCGAACGCCGAGGCCGAGGCGACCAAGGCGCGAGGGGCCGCGGCCGCCCTGGCGACCAAGGCGACCGGTGAGGCCGAGGCCGCCGCGGCCCAGGCCAAGGGACTCGCGAACGCCGAGGCGACCCGCGCGCAGGGTCTCGCCGAGGCGGAGGCCATCAAGGCCAGGGCCGCCGCCCTGGCCGAGAACCAGGAGGCCGTGGTCGCCCAGCAACTCGCCGAGAACTGGCCGGAGATCGTCCAGGCGGGCGCGAGCGCGTTCGGCAACGTCGACCACATGGTGCTGCTCAACGGCGCCGACGGCATGTCGGACCTGTTCGCCAAGGCACTCACCATGGGCGGCACGGGCCTGGGTCTGGCCCGGCAGTTGCTCTCGTCGATGAACCAGGAAGGGGCCGCCGCCGGCAACGGCACCGCGGTCAACGGATTCGTGCCGCCGCGCGCGGAGAAGGTCCCGGTGGAGGGGGACGCCAAGTGACCCGCTGAGGCTTCGGGCGTACGGGACCGGCGTACAGGAGCCGGCTCCCGTACGCCCGAAGTGCCGTCCGCGCAGCTCTGCGTGGGGGTGCGGGACGTTACGAGGCGATACGGGACGGTGCGGGTTGCTCTCCGGACCCGTTGCGCGGGACCCGTCGGCGGGCCGGGTCCGCGGGCGTTCTACGGTGGCCCGTGTGAACGCCTTTTCCGATGAGACCGACGAACACGTCCCCGGCCGCCACGGCCCTTCGGCCACCACGGAGGCCGAGCCCCGTGAGGTGGGCCGGGTGCGGACGGAGTACTCGCCCGCACACGACGGCGACCCCGATCCCGGCGAGATCGTCTGGACCTGGGTCCCCTTCGAGGAGAACGACGGGCGGGGCAAGGACCGCCCGGTGCTCGTCGTCGCGCGCGAGGCGGCCGGCACCCTGCTCGCCGTCCAGTTGTCGAGCAAGCGGCACGACGGCGACCGCGAGTGGGTACCGATAGGCAGCGGTCCGTGGGACCGGACGGGCCGGGACTCGTGGGTGGCCGTGGACCGCGTGCTGCGGCTGCACGAGGACGGCATGCGGCGCGAGGCGTGCGCGCTGGACCGGATGCGCTTCAACCTCGTGGTGCACCGCCTGCGGGAGCGCTACGGCTGGAACTAGGTCGTGGGGTCGGGCGCCCGGAGCAGGTCACTCACCCGATCGGGCGAGTCCGCCTCCGGATGCCCCTGCGCCACGGATGAGAACGCACGCTCGAACGCCGTGCGTGTCACGGCGCCCGGAGTGCGGTCCAGGATCCCGAACACCACCTGGTCGAAGTACCCCTGGAAGCGGCCCCCGACCAGCAGGCCGCGGAAGGCTCCGGCGACCTGCGCCGGGTCGTTGCGGAAGACCCCGCAGCCCCAGGCGCCCAGGACCAGGCGCCGGTACCCCTGGGCCGCGGCGGTCTCCAGGACCCGCTCGGCCCGGACGGCGAGGGCGCCCGGCAGCTCGTCCGCGCGCTCGGGGGCCGTGCGGAGCACGACTCCGGCGTTCGGGGCCGCGGCGGTCAGGAAACCCGCGGTGTACGGCTCGTCCAGGAGCTCACCCCGGCCGTCCCGGATGACCGGCACGGCGGGCGAGTGGATGACCCGGTCGCTGTAGAAGGGGTCCGGGTGGGCGCGGTGGTGGTCGTAGAACTCACGGACCTCCAACAGGCAGGCGTAGAGCGCCGAGGCCCGGCACAGGTCCTCCTCCTGGGCCTGCGCGCCCCTCAGATAGCCCCCGCCGGGGTTTCGCGCGGAGGCGAAGTTCAGGACGGCCACCGGACCCCGCGGGCCCTGGGCGGATCCGTCCGCCCCCGCGGCCGTCAGCCGTCTCGCGGCCCCCGTGCTGCTCTCGCCGGTGACCTCGAACGACGTGCCCGCGAACCCCGCGGCCGGGGCGGCGGGACCACCGGCCGGTAACCCGATCGGCCCCGGTCCGAACATCCATGTGCCGGCCCGCGCGGCCTCGACCGCCGCGGCGATCGGCACCAGCCGCCCGCGCGGCCCGCGGTACGAACCCCCGGCCACGGCCTCCTCGGTCTGCCGTGCGATCGCGCGCAGGCGTGCGCTCATGGCGTCACCCCCGTACACGCCACGCGAACGCCCCGCGCGATCTCCCCCGTCGTGCCCATGAACGCATCGTGAGCGATGCTGGTCGTGCGGCGCAACAGAGTTTCGCTCCACCGCGCGCGGTGATTCGGGTGCACCGCCGCGGCGGTGCACCGGATCCCGGGCACGCCGATTTGCACCCTTGTGCGAATCGGCGCGAGGGTCTTGGGTGGGACGAGCAATGCCGGTCCGGCACCACAGACGTCGGGCCGGCGGCATGGTGGAATCTCAGGAGGATCCCTACATGTCCGATTCGGTGAGTGACTGTACGGAGCGACGCTCCGCCGTCACCGAGGCCGAGGTGGAAGCGCTGGTCCGGGGCATATGCTTCAAGACCGGGCCGCCCCGCACCCTCGGTGTCGAAGTGGAATGGCTCGTCCACGAGCTGCGGCGGCCGCAGCTCCCGGCAACATCCGAACAGCTCGAAGCGGCGTACGCCGCTCTGCGGACCCTGACCCTGCGTTCGGCGCTCACCGTCGAACCCGGCGGCCAGCTGGAGCTCAGCTCCGCACCCGCCGGCTCCCTGACGGAGTGCATCGGGTCCGTCTCGGCCGACCTTCACGCGGTGCGCGCGGTACTGCGCGAGTCCGGCCTCGGTCTCAGTGGCCACGGCCACGAACCCTGGAACCCCCCGAGCCGCTACCTCCGTGAGCCGCGCTACGAAGCCATGGAGCGCTGTCTGGACCGCACCGGCCCCGAGGGCCGGGCCATGATGTGTTCGTCCGCCTCGGTCCAGGTGTGCCTGGACGCCGGGTACGAGGAGCCCGGCCCGCTCGGTCACGGGCGCCGCTGGTGGATGGCGAACCAGCTGGGCGCGGTGCTGGTGGCCGCGTTCGCGCACTCCCCGTTCGCCCGGGGCCGCGCCACGGGCTGGCGCTCCACGCGGCAGTCCCTGTGGACGGCCATGGACCCGGGGCGGTCCGCCGCGCCCGCGCTGGGCGGCGACCCGCGCGCCGCCTGGGCCCGGCACGTCCTGGACGCGCCGGTGATGTGCGTCCGGGCGGACGAGGGCCCCTGGGAGGTTCCCGAGGGCCTGACCTTCCGGGAGTGGACCCGGTCCGGCAACCCGCCGACCCGGGCGGATCTGGACTACCACCTCACGACCCTGTTCCCGCCGGTCCGCCCTCGCGGCCATCTGGAACTGCGCATGATCGACGCGCAGCCGGGCGAGGACGGGTGGATCGTGCCGTTGGCGGTGACGGCGGCCCTGTTCGACGACCCGGAGGCGGCGGAGATCGCCTACCGGACCGTCAAACCCCTCGCGGAGCGGGCGGGCGGACTGCCGGCTCCGTGCAATCCGCTGTGGATCGACGCCGCCCGGCACGGTCTGACCGATCCCGAACTGCGCGAGGCCGCCGTCACCTGCTTCGCGGCGGCCGCCGAGGCGCTGCCCCGCCTCGGCGCCGGCGCCGAGGTGCTGCAGGCCGTCGCGGAGTTCACGGACCGTTATGTGGCCCGCGGCCGCTGCCCCGCCGACGACCTGCTGAGCAGCTTCCACAGCCAATTCCACGGTCGGCTCCACGACCGGTCCCACGACCTGTCCGGCGGCCGGTCCGACGACCGCTCACCGGACCGGTCCCACGGGAAGGACATCCGCACATGACCGCCCCCACCTCACCGACGGACCCCGAGTCGCTCAGGGAGCGCGCGCTCGAAGCACTGACCACGGCCCGTGACCGCACCGCGCTCCTCACGTCCTGCGTGGAGGAGCCCGAGCTGACCGCCCAGCACTCGCCGTTGATGTCCCCGCTGGTCTGGGACCTCGCGCACATAGGCAACCAGGAGGAGCTGTGGCTGCTGCGCGCGGTAGCGGGGCGTGACGCCATGCGGCCGGAGATAGACGGGCTCTACGACGCGTTCGAGCATCCGCGCGCCGAGCGGCCCACCCTGCCGCTCCTTCCGCCCGCGGAGGCCCGGCAGTACGCCGCCGAGGTCCGCGGCCGCGCGCTGGACGTCCTGGAGGGCACCGCCTTCCGGGGTACTCCGCTGACCGAGTCGGGCTTCGCCTTCGGCATGATCGCGCAGCACGAGCAGCAGCACGACGAGACGATGCTCATCACCCACCAGCTACGCAGAGGTCCCGCCGCTCTCACCGCGCCCGACCCCGATCCCGTCCCGCGGTTCACGGGACCGGCCGAAGTCCTCGTCCCCGGCGGGCCGTTCACGATGGGCACGTCCACCGAGCCATGGGCCCTGGACAACGAGCGGCCCGCGCACCGGCGCGAGGTCCCGGCGTTCTTCATCGACACCACGCCGGTGACCAACTCCGCCTACCGGGCGTTCATCGAGGACGGCGGCTACACCACGGAACGCTGGTGGAGCCCCGAGGGCTGGACCCACATCCGGACCCACGGCATCGAGGCGCCGCTGTTCTGGCACCGGGAGGGCGGGCAGTGGCTGCGGCGCCGGTTCGGCGTCACCGAGCCGGTACCGCCGGACGAGCCCGTGCTGCACGTCTGCTGGTACGAGGCCGACGCCTACGCCCGCTGGGCGGGACGCCGGCTGCCCACCGAGGCCGAGTGGGAGAAGGCGGCCCGCCACGACCCGGCCACCGGCCGTTCCACCCGCTACCCCTGGGGCGACGCCGATCCCACCCCCGAGCACGCCAACCTCGGCCAGCGCCATCTGCGCCCGGCCCCGGCGGGCAGCTACCCGGCGGGCGAATCGGCGCTCGGCGTACGGCAGCTGATCGGGGACGTGTGGGAGTGGACGTCGAGCGACCTGCGGCCCTACCCCGGCTTCGCGGCCTTCCCGTACAAGGAGTACTCGGAGGTGTTCTTCGGGCCGGAGCACAAGGTGCTGCGCGGCGGCTCGTTCGCCGTGGACAAGGTCGCCTGCCGGGGCACCTTCCGCAACTGGGACTACCCGATCCGGCGGCAGATCTTCTCCGGTTTCCGGACGGCCCGCGACGGAGGCGTCTGATGTGCCGTCATCTGGCCTACCTGGGGCCCGACACGCCGATCGGCCGGCTGCTGACGGAACCGCCGCACAGTCTGTTCCGGCAGTCCTGGGCGCCGAGACGGCAGCGGTACGGGACGGTCAACGCCGACGGTTTCGGGATCGGCTGGTACGCCGAAGGCGACCCGGTGCCCGCCAGGTACCGGCGCGCCGGGCCCATCTGGGGCGACCAGTCCTTCACGGACCTGGCCCGTGTCGTACGGACCGGAGCGCTGCTCGGCGCCGTGCGGGACGCCACCCGGGCGGGAGCGGACGGGGAGGCCGCGGCGGCGCCGTTCGCCGCCGGCACCTGGCTGTTCAGCCACAACGGCGCCGTCCTCGGCTGGCCCCACTCGCTCGCCCCGCTGACCCACGGGCTGCCCGCCGCGGAGCTGCTGTCCCTGGAGGCCCGCTGCGACTCGGCGCTCCTCTGGGCGCTGGTCCTGCGGCGGCTGCGGACCGGGGACGACCAGGGCCGCGCGCTGGCCGACACCGTCCTCGAGGTCGCCGAGGCCGCCCCCGGCTCCCGGCTCAACCTGCTGCTCACCGACGGCGCCACCATCACCGCGACGGCCTGGGGCGACACCCTCTGGTACCTGGCCGACCCCGGGCACGGCACCGTCGTGGCCTCCGAGCCGTACGACGACGACCCACGGTGGCAGGAGGTGCCGGACCGCACGCTGCTCGTGGCGACCCGCACCGAGGTCCTGCTCACCCGGATCGACCACCCGCACGACCGCCAGGGCGTGCCCCCTCACGAGGACCCCCACCACTCCATGGCATCCGCACGTCCGAAGGAGCCCAGCACGTGAGTCCGTTCCTTCTCACCCGCACCCTGCCGGAGGACGCCACCGAGGCCGCGCTGCGCGCCGACGTCCTGCACGGCCTGTCCCACACACCCAAGACGCTGCCGCCCAAGTGGTTCTACGACGCGCGCGGCAGTGAGCTCTTCGACAAGATCACCGAACTGCCCGACTACTACCCCACCCGGGCGGAGCGCGAGATCCTGGCCGCCCGGGCCCCCGAGATCGCCCGGGCGACCGGCGCGCGCACCCTCGTCGAGCTCGGCTCGGGCTCCTCCGAGAAGACCCGTCATCTGCTCGACGCGCTGCCCGGACTGCACACCTACGTGCCGGTCGACGTCAGTGAGAGCGCCCTCACCCAGGCCGGGCACGCGCTGATCGCCGAGCGCCCGGAGCTCGGTGTGCACGCGCTGATCGCCGACTTCACCGGCGGTCTGGCGCTGCCGGGCACGCCCGGACCGCGGCTGGTGGCGTTCCTCGGCGGCACCATCGGCAATCTGCTGCCCGCCGAACGCGCCGCGTTCCTGGCATCCGTACGGGCCCTGCTCTCCCCCGGTGACGCGCTGCTGCTCGGCACGGACCTGGTCAAGGACGAGTCGGTGCTCGTCGCCGCGTACGACGACGCGGCCGGAGTCACGGCCGAGTTCGACAAGAACGTCCTGACGGTCGTCAACCGCGAGCTCGGCGCCGACTTCGACCCGGAGGCGTTCACCCATGTCGCCCTCTGGGACGCCGAGCACGAGTGGATCGAGATGCGGCTGCGTTCACGGACCGAGCAGACCGTGAAGATCCCCGCCCTCGACCTCGCCGTCGACTTCGCGGCCGGCGAGGACCTGCGCACCGAGATCTCGGCGAAGTTCCGCGAGGACGGGGTGCGGCGCGAAGTCGCCGCCGCGGGGTTCGACCTGACCCACTGGTGGACGGACCGGGAGGGCCGCTTCGCGCTGTCCCTGAGCGTGGTCCGGTGACGTAACCGGCCAGGCGGGAACCGTCCGGGGACACTCCCGGGCACCATCGGGCGACGGGCGCCGGCGATGCACATCGCCGGCGCCCGTCGCCCGTGCGCGTTCCGGGACCCTTCACCGGCGTCCGCGCGCCGCTTTCCGGTTGCCGACCCTCCTGTCCCATTCGATGATGGTGCGTGAATTCCCCCAGGCGCGGGGTATTTCCTCGCGTTGCTCTCCTGAGCGTGTTCCCGGGCTCGGAACATCTGCTTCTGTTCACCTCTGACGTGCTGACGCAGGGGCGAAGGAGGAACCCTTGCTGAGCGCATTCGCCAAGGTCTTCAAAACCCCGGACCTGCGCAAGAAACTGTTGTTCACGCTCGGCATCATCGTGCTGTACCGCGTGGGATCGCATGTCCCACTCCCCGGCGTGAGTTACCGGAATGTCCAGACGTGCGTGGACGCGGCGCAGACCAACGGCGGTCTGCTGGGCCTGGTCAACCTGTTCAGCGGCGGGGCGCTGCTCCAGATCACGGTGTTCGCGCTGGGAATTCTGCCGTACATCACGGCGAGCATCATTCTCCAGCTGTTGACGGTGGTCATCCCGAAACTGGAGGAGCTGAAGAAGGAGGGCGCCGCCGGCCAGGGGAGGATCACCCAGTACACCCGCTACCTGACGGTGGCCCTCGCCGTGCTGCAGGGCACGGGCCTGGTCGCGACCGCCCGCAGCGGCGCGCTGTTCCCCAGCTGCCCGACGGCCTCGGGCATCGTCCCGGACCGCTCCCTCCTGACCACGGTGATCATGGTGCTCACGATCACCGCGGGGACCGCCAGCGTGATGTGGCTCGGCGAGCTGATCACCGAACGCGGTGTCGGCAACGGGATGTCGATGCTCATCTTCATCTCCATCGCCTCCACGTTCCCCGGCGCCCTGTGGACCGTCAAACAGGAGGGCACCATCGCCGACGGATGGCTCGGCTTCGGCGTCGTCCTCCTCGTCGGATTCGCGATGGTGGCCCTCGTCGTCTTCGTGGAACAGGCGCAGCGCCGCATTCCGGTGCAGTACGCGAAACGGATGATCGGCCGCAGGTCGTACGGCGGAACGGCGACCTACATCCCGCTCAAGGTCAATCAGGCGGGCGTGGTCCCGGTCATCTTCGCGTCCTCGCTCCTCTATATCCCCGCCCTTATCGCACAGTTCTCCAACTCGCATGCGGCATGGGCCACCTGGGTCACCCAGAACTTCGTCCGGGGTGACCACCCCTATTACGTCGTCGCCTATTTCCTGCTGATCGTGTTCTTCGCGTTCTTCTATGTGGCGATCACCTTCAATCCGGAGGAGGTGGCGGGGAACATCAAACAGAGCGGCGGGTTCATCCCCGGCCTGCGCGCGGGCCGGCCCACGGCCGAGTACCTGGGGTACGTCCTCAACCGGCTCACCTGGCCGGGCGCCCTCTATCTGGGTCTGATCGCCCTGGTCCCCACGGTGGCGTTCGCGAGCTTCGGCGGCGCCAACCAGCTCACCGGCACGAGCATTCTGATCATCGTGAGCGTGGGTCTGGAGACCGTGAAACAGATCAGCAGCCAGATCGAGCAGCACAACTACGCGGGCTTCCTGCGCTGACACCCCGGGCGGACGTCCCGCCGGGGCTCATCCGCCGTTCTCCGCCAGCCGTTCCGTGAGGAGCCGGGAGGCACGCTCGGCCTCGGTCGCGGGGTCACCGCCGGCGAGCACCTTGGTCATGTACGACTTGATCGGGTTGTCGGCCTCGACGGCCGCCCACCGGGGCGAGGCGGGGGTGGCCCGGCCGTGCGCGGCGCCCGCCGCCATGGCGGCGGCACCCTCCTCACCGGCCACCGCGCCCGCGAGGGTGGTCTTGTTGGGCACGTAGTTCATCGTCCGGGCCAGCCGGGTCTGCCACTTGGCGCCGACGAGCGCCGAGACGACGGCCGTGGCGGCCCGCCGGTCGTCGGTGTTCTTGGGCACCACCAGGTCGGAGCCGCCGGTGAAGACGGCACCGGGCTCGGCGGCCGTCCTGCCGGGGACGGGGAAGAACCCCAGTTTCTTCTTCAGCGCGGGGTTCCGCTCCACGATCGCCTGGGCGAGCCCCGGCACCGCCACGATCTGCGCCACCTGCCCGCCGGCGAACACCCCGGCCTGCGGCGGGTGTTCCTCGTCGGCGTCGACGGGCCCGGAGCCGAGCGCCTGGAGCCTTCGGTAGAAGTCCATGCCGCGCAGGGCCGCGGGCGTCTGGAGGGAGCCCTGCCAGGTCCCGGCCGCCTCCGTCGCGAGTTCTCCGCCGTCGTCCCAGACGAACCCGGCGAAGGTGTACCAGTCCTGGCCGGCCAGATAGATCCCCTGGTTGCCCGCCGAGTTGAGCCGCCGGGTGTCCTCGATCCACCGGTCGCGGGTCGTCGGCGGCTTCTTGATCCCGGCCCGGCCGAAGAGGTCCTTGCGGTAGATGACGACCCGATTGGCCGCGTACCAGGGGATGCCGTACTGGCGGGTGCTGAACCGGCCCGGCTGGGCGAGCCCCGGCAGCCAGTCGTCCATGCCCCAGTCGCGCACGGACTCCAGCGTCAGGTCGCTCAGGCCGCCCCGGTCCACGTACTGCGCCACCTGGGTGTTGCCCACCTCGATGACGTCCGGACCGTCGTCCTGCCGCTGCTCCAACGCCCCCTGCACCTTCTGCACGATCCCGGTCCACTGCTGGATGCGGATGTCCAGGGCCATGTCGCGGTGGGTCCGTTCGAAGTCCTCGGTGAACCCCTTGAGGAAGTCCGCGGACGCGCTGTCCTTCATCAGCCACACCGTCACGGTGCGACGTCCGCCGCCCTCCCCCGGGAGAGCTCCGCAGGCGGTCAGCAGAGAGGCGGTCACACAGGCGAGAGCGAGCAGACGACGCGTCACGAAGGAGGGTCCTGTTCTGTCTTGCGGACAGCGGCATGGGAACCCGACGTGGGGGACGAGCTCAATGCTCGTACGGGTGTTCTGATTTTGGTATGGACCAATCAGACCCGTCAAGGGCGACCGGTCAGGACGCCGTCGCCGTCTCGCGCACCGCGACGCCGTGAGGCACCGTGGAATGACGCGTGGCACACCCGCCACGGCGGAGAGGAGCACCCGCATGACCGACCACACGTACCGGGTCACCGAGATCGTCGGCACCTCGCCCGAGGGGATCGACCAGGCCGTCCGCAACGGGATCGCCCGCGCCTCGCAGACCCTGCGCAACCTGGACTGGTTCGAGATCACCCAGGTCAGGGGTCAGATCGTGGACGGGCAGGTCGAGCACTACCAGGTGGGTCTGAAGGTCGGCTTCCGCCTGGAGGACGGCGCCTGACGCGACCACGCACCGGACGGCCGCGGCAGGTGGCCCCGGGCCGGGACCACCTGCCGCGGCCGCGCCCTGCGGTGCGGCGGACGGCGGTACGGCGGACGGAGTCTGGCGCCGCGCGCCGGGCCGGTCCGCGGCGGAGCCGTGCGCCGATACGCACGCCCCGGCGCCCACCGGCCGGGACCGGCTCCGCCGAACGCGCGGGTCACCTCGGGGCGGTCCGGACGGCCGCCCACGCCCCGCCCGCGCACTCGCGCACGGAGCCCGGCTCGCCGGACCGACAGGGCAGCGAGCCACGGCGCCCGCCGGTCCGTCCCTCGGGCCCGCGCACGGCGTCCAGGCCCGTCCGGCCGGGTGACGCCGGGCCGGGTCAGGGCCCGCCGGGCCGGGCGCGGCGGGTCAGGTCCGTCCCTCACGCTCCTGCGCACTCCTGAGAGCCGCCGACGTCGACGCCCAGCGGGCCCGTACGACCCGGAACCCGGCCCGCTCCGCCTCGTCGCAGACGAGTTCGTCGTCGTCCACGAGGACACGGATCTCACGGTCGCGGGCGAGCCGGCGGAGGATCTCCGACTTGGTACGGCGGGCGGGCCTGCGGTCGTCGTCGCGCCGCATCCAGACCGGCCCCTCGGGCAGCCCCAGGGCGGC
This region includes:
- a CDS encoding phosphatase domain-containing protein; translation: MTQRNSRPLAVFDLDGTLADSAHRQRFLERRPRDWDAFFAAAPQDPPLAEGVALATESARECDVVYLTGRPERCRRDTVAWLAALGLPEGPVWMRRDDDRRPARRTKSEILRRLARDREIRVLVDDDELVCDEAERAGFRVVRARWASTSAALRSAQEREGRT